In a single window of the Pseudomonas sp. B21-015 genome:
- a CDS encoding M48 family metallopeptidase, translating into MNKWLIPAVTAVALLSGCSTVQRGSIPVVDAGTAVSNSERISANGGFRQTTVKRPAQAQTQAIPQGDTGVVVMVPGGGAVSSAPISTSPITPGPITPGPIDTSPVQSAPINQGSYTMPSTPSGVPSASSGGLSADEQLDGPVLALLTTAQQQQASGDLNGASSSLERAQRVAPREPQVLYRLAQVRMAQGDAAQAEQFARRGLTFANGRPDLQASLWELIAQAREKQGDSAGAALARQKAKVSL; encoded by the coding sequence GTGAACAAGTGGTTGATTCCAGCGGTGACTGCCGTGGCTTTGCTCAGCGGCTGCTCCACCGTACAGCGTGGTTCGATCCCGGTTGTGGATGCCGGCACTGCCGTCTCCAACAGCGAGCGGATTTCGGCGAATGGCGGTTTCCGGCAGACGACGGTAAAACGTCCTGCACAGGCCCAGACTCAGGCAATCCCGCAAGGTGACACCGGCGTTGTCGTGATGGTGCCGGGTGGTGGCGCCGTCTCCTCGGCACCGATCAGCACTTCGCCGATAACCCCAGGTCCGATCACTCCGGGGCCGATTGATACCTCGCCGGTGCAGTCGGCACCGATCAATCAGGGCAGTTACACCATGCCGTCTACGCCGAGCGGGGTTCCTTCGGCGAGCTCCGGCGGCCTGTCCGCCGATGAGCAACTGGACGGTCCGGTCCTGGCGTTGTTGACCACTGCTCAGCAGCAACAGGCCAGTGGTGATCTCAACGGTGCTTCCTCCAGTCTCGAACGCGCCCAACGAGTCGCGCCGCGTGAGCCGCAAGTGCTTTATCGTCTGGCTCAGGTGCGTATGGCTCAAGGCGATGCGGCACAGGCCGAGCAGTTTGCCCGTCGTGGTCTGACGTTCGCCAATGGTCGTCCGGATCTTCAGGCCAGCCTATGGGAATTGATCGCCCAGGCCCGTGAGAAGCAGGGTGATTCAGCCGGTGCAGCGTTGGCTCGTCAGAAGGCCAAGGTTTCGCTGTGA
- the mrcB gene encoding penicillin-binding protein 1B, translating to MTRTRSPRTPKKPPSRGMSPWLGWALKLSLVGLVVLAGFAVYLDAVVQEKFSGKRWTIPAKVYARPLELFTGQKLSKDDFLTELDALGYRREAVSNGPGAAAVNGNTVDLNTRGFQFYEGMETAQPVRVRFSGDYVAELSATNGSKLSVVRLEPLLIGGIYPKNLEDRILIKIDQVPPYLLETLVAVEDRDFYSHWGVSPKSIARAIYVNTSGGKMTQGGSTLTQQLVKNFYLSSERSLTRKLTEAMMALLLELHYDKREILEAYLNEVFVGQDGQRAVHGFGLASQFFFGQPLSELKLHQVALLVGMVKGPSYYNPRRNPERALERRNLVLDVLGEQGVATAEQVEAAKKMPLGVTTRGKLADSSFPGFLDLVKRQLREDYRDEDLTEEGLRIFTSFDPILQMKAEASVNDTFKRLSGRKGADDVEAAMVVTNPETGEVQAMIGSRQASFAGFNRALDAVRPIGSLIKPAVYLTALEKPSQYTLTSWLSDDYFSVKGADGQVWKPQNYDRRSHGTVFLYQGLAHSYNLSTARLGLAVGVPNVLKTLARLGVSREFPAFPSMLLGAGGMTPIEVATMYQTLANGGFNTPMRGIRSVLTAEGEPLKRYPFQIQQQFDPASIYLIQNAMQRVMREGTGSSVYNVLPKTLTLAGKTGTSNDSRDSWFAGFSQDLLAVVWLGRDDNGKTPFTGATGALQVWTSFMRKADPLPLDMPQPDNIVQAWVDSRTGQGSEASCPGAVQMPYIRGSEPPPGAACGGESPAESVMDWVKGWMN from the coding sequence ATGACTCGAACTCGATCCCCCCGTACCCCCAAAAAACCACCTTCCAGGGGCATGAGCCCCTGGCTGGGCTGGGCCCTTAAACTCAGCCTGGTCGGCCTTGTGGTGCTCGCCGGGTTCGCGGTTTACCTCGACGCAGTGGTCCAGGAGAAGTTCTCCGGAAAGCGCTGGACCATCCCGGCCAAGGTGTATGCACGCCCGCTCGAGCTGTTCACTGGCCAGAAGCTGAGCAAGGATGACTTCCTCACCGAGCTCGATGCCTTGGGCTACCGACGCGAAGCCGTCAGCAACGGCCCCGGCGCGGCGGCGGTCAATGGCAATACCGTCGACTTGAATACCCGAGGCTTCCAGTTCTATGAAGGTATGGAGACGGCCCAGCCCGTGCGCGTGCGGTTCTCCGGCGATTACGTGGCCGAGCTCTCGGCGACCAACGGTTCGAAGCTTTCTGTGGTGCGACTGGAGCCACTGCTGATTGGCGGGATTTACCCGAAAAACCTTGAAGACCGCATTCTGATCAAGATCGATCAGGTTCCGCCGTATCTGCTCGAAACTCTGGTTGCCGTAGAAGACCGGGATTTTTACAGCCACTGGGGCGTGTCGCCGAAGTCGATAGCCCGAGCTATCTACGTCAACACCTCGGGCGGCAAGATGACCCAGGGCGGCAGTACGCTGACGCAACAGTTGGTCAAAAACTTCTACCTCTCCAGCGAACGCAGCCTGACCCGTAAGCTCACCGAAGCCATGATGGCGCTGTTGCTTGAGTTGCATTACGACAAACGCGAAATTCTTGAGGCTTACCTCAATGAAGTGTTCGTCGGCCAGGATGGTCAGCGCGCGGTGCACGGTTTCGGCCTGGCCAGCCAGTTCTTCTTCGGGCAGCCATTGTCCGAGCTGAAACTGCATCAAGTCGCTTTGTTGGTGGGCATGGTCAAGGGGCCGTCCTATTACAACCCGCGTCGCAACCCTGAGCGGGCGCTGGAACGGCGCAATCTGGTGCTCGATGTTCTGGGGGAACAAGGCGTTGCCACCGCCGAGCAGGTTGAGGCAGCGAAGAAAATGCCTCTGGGTGTGACCACTCGCGGCAAGTTGGCTGACAGCTCGTTCCCAGGCTTCCTCGATCTGGTTAAACGGCAGTTGCGCGAAGACTACCGCGACGAAGACTTGACCGAAGAGGGGCTGCGGATTTTCACCAGTTTCGACCCGATCCTGCAGATGAAAGCCGAAGCGTCGGTCAACGACACGTTCAAACGTCTTTCGGGTCGCAAGGGTGCCGATGACGTGGAAGCGGCGATGGTCGTGACCAACCCGGAAACCGGTGAAGTCCAGGCCATGATCGGCAGCCGTCAGGCGAGTTTTGCCGGTTTCAACCGGGCGTTGGACGCGGTGCGACCGATCGGCTCTTTGATCAAACCGGCGGTTTATCTGACAGCCCTTGAGAAGCCGAGCCAGTACACGCTGACCAGTTGGCTGTCGGACGACTACTTCTCGGTCAAAGGCGCGGACGGTCAGGTCTGGAAACCGCAGAACTATGATCGCCGTTCCCACGGTACGGTGTTCCTTTATCAAGGGTTGGCGCATTCCTACAACCTGTCGACCGCGCGTCTCGGGTTGGCGGTGGGCGTGCCGAATGTCTTGAAGACCTTGGCACGCCTGGGGGTGAGTCGCGAATTCCCGGCGTTCCCGTCGATGTTGCTCGGTGCCGGCGGTATGACCCCGATCGAAGTGGCGACCATGTACCAGACGCTGGCCAATGGCGGGTTCAATACGCCGATGCGCGGAATTCGCAGCGTACTGACTGCCGAGGGCGAGCCGCTCAAGCGTTATCCGTTCCAGATTCAGCAGCAATTTGATCCGGCGTCCATTTACCTGATCCAGAACGCCATGCAGCGCGTCATGCGCGAAGGCACCGGCAGTTCGGTTTATAACGTGTTGCCGAAAACCCTGACCCTGGCTGGCAAGACCGGTACCAGTAACGATTCGCGGGACAGCTGGTTTGCCGGTTTCAGTCAGGATCTGCTGGCAGTGGTCTGGCTGGGGCGCGATGATAACGGCAAGACACCGTTCACCGGTGCCACCGGTGCGTTGCAAGTCTGGACCAGTTTCATGCGTAAGGCTGATCCACTGCCGCTGGACATGCCGCAGCCGGACAACATTGTTCAGGCCTGGGTCGATTCGCGCACCGGCCAAGGTTCCGAAGCCAGCTGCCCAGGCGCGGTGCAGATGCCGTATATTCGCGGCAGCGAACCGCCTCCCGGTGCTGCTTGCGGTGGCGAAAGCCCTGCTGAATCGGTGATGGATTGGGTCAAGGGCTGGATGAATTAA